In Stanieria sp. NIES-3757, the DNA window CGCATTTTTTTCTGTTACTTTGGGAGATGTAAAAATGATGAAGCTTTAAAGCGATTGAGACAAACTAGTATGTCCCTATCGTTTTATTTCCCTTATCTTCCTGATTGCCAATGAACGATTCTCTGCTCAATAATTCTTTGTTTTCTTCTGATTCTGCAATATTTTTGGAAATGTTGAATATTCCCATTTATTGCAATTTACTGTGGTCAGAACGAGATGCAGCTAAAAATTGCCCTAAAGGAGATCTTAAACTAACCTATAATGCCAAAACGGGATTAATTAGTAATGCTGCTTACGATCCCAATAAACTAGATTATGACCAAGATTACGAAAATTCTTTACATTATTCGCCTCGTTTTCAACAATATGCTGAATCTTTAGCACAAGAATTAGTAGAACGCCATCAACTTCAGCAGAAAGATATTATTGAGATTGGTTGCGGTAAAGGAGATTTTTTGATTTCTCTAGCACAATTGGGTGATAATCGTTGTGTTGGCTTCGATCCTACTTATGTTCCAAGAGTAGAACATCAATCTTTTGCTTCACAAGTTCAGTTTATTCAAGATTTTTACTCAGAACGTTATCAAGATTATCAAGCAGATTTAATTTGTTGTCGTCATACTCTTGAACACGTCATCGATCCTACTCAAATACTACAACCGTTAAGAAAAGCTATTGGCAATCGTACAGATACCATTATTTTTTTTGAAGTTCCTAATGCACTCTACACTTTTCGTCATTTAGCGATTTGGGATTTGATTTACGAGCATTGTTGTTATTACGCACCTGCTGCATTTGTTAATGCTTTTATCAATCATGGTTTTGATGTTAAAAACGTTCGCGAAGTTTTTGATGGTCAATTTATTTGTTTAGAAGCAGTACCAATTACAGCAGCTATTGGTACTAATCACGGAGAAGTTGAACCTCTTACAGCTTTAGAAGCTGATTTAAATGATTTTACTGACAAATTTGCCGAAAAAATAGCATTTTGGACGAAAAAATTGCAAGAATTTGCTGCCAAACAACAAAAAGTAGTGGCTTGGGGTGCAGGTTCTAAAGGTGTTACTTTTCTCAATCTACTCCAAGACCACAATCAAATTGATTATATTGTTGATCTTAATCCTCGTAAACAAGGCAAATTTGTTGCTGGTAGTGGACAAGAAATCATTGCGCCCGAATTTTTAAGGGAGTATCAACCCGATGTCATCTTAGTGATGAATGCGATTTACGAAGCGGAAATTAGGCAATTAGTAAGTAACTTGGGTATAGAACCAGAATATATCTGTGTTTAACTCGGAGAGTCTGAAGATTGGCGAACTCTTTACCAGTGAGTTTCGTCTTTACTCAGATACTTCAGATGTAGGAAGTGCCACGGAAAAAGCAATTACTTTTTCTTCGATTCCTTTTAATTGCAGAGAACTAACTTGTTTGATTTCATGAACTTCTAAACAAACAGCAACTGTGGCAGAGACTAAAATCGTATCTGCTGCTGCTGCTTCTTGTAATCGAGAAGCAATATTCACCGCAGTACCGATGGCTGTGTAATCTTTTCTTTGTTTGCCACCAAACATTCCAACTACTGCGT includes these proteins:
- a CDS encoding putative methyltransferase; its protein translation is MNDSLLNNSLFSSDSAIFLEMLNIPIYCNLLWSERDAAKNCPKGDLKLTYNAKTGLISNAAYDPNKLDYDQDYENSLHYSPRFQQYAESLAQELVERHQLQQKDIIEIGCGKGDFLISLAQLGDNRCVGFDPTYVPRVEHQSFASQVQFIQDFYSERYQDYQADLICCRHTLEHVIDPTQILQPLRKAIGNRTDTIIFFEVPNALYTFRHLAIWDLIYEHCCYYAPAAFVNAFINHGFDVKNVREVFDGQFICLEAVPITAAIGTNHGEVEPLTALEADLNDFTDKFAEKIAFWTKKLQEFAAKQQKVVAWGAGSKGVTFLNLLQDHNQIDYIVDLNPRKQGKFVAGSGQEIIAPEFLREYQPDVILVMNAIYEAEIRQLVSNLGIEPEYICV